Proteins found in one Hevea brasiliensis isolate MT/VB/25A 57/8 chromosome 18, ASM3005281v1, whole genome shotgun sequence genomic segment:
- the LOC110634685 gene encoding 40S ribosomal protein S4-1: MARGLKKHLKRLNAPKHWMLDKLGGAFAPKPSSGPHKSRECLPLILILRNRLKYALTYREVIAILMQRHVLVDGKVRTDKTYPSGFMDVVSIPKTNENFRLLYDTKGRFRLHFIRDDEAKFKLCKVRSVQFGQKGIPYLNTYDGRTIRYPDPLIKANDTIKLDLESNKITEFIKFDVGNVVMVTGGRNRGRVGVIKNREKHKGSFETIHIQDATGHEFATRLGNVFTIGKGTKPWVSLPKGKGIKLSIIEEARKRLAAAQTVA, translated from the exons ATG GCAAGAGGGTTGAAGAAACACTTGAAGAGGCTTAATGCCCCTAAGCATTGGATGCTTGACAAACTTGGCGGTGCCTTT GCACCCAAACCATCCTCTGGACCTCATAAGTCGAGGGAATGCTTGCCTTTGATCCTCATTCTCCGTAATAGGTTGAAGTATGCTCTCACATATCGTGAAGTCATCGCCATTCTGATGCAGCGACATGTTCTTGTAGATGGGAAAGTTAGGACAGATAAAACATACCCTTCTGGTTTCATGG ATGTTGTGTCAATTCCCAAGACAAATGAGAACTTCCGTCTCCTCTATGACACTAAAGGTCGCTTCCGTCTCCACTTCATTAGAGATGACGAGGCAAAG TTTAAGCTTTGCAAGGTTCGATCCGTTCAATTTGGTCAGAAGGGCATCCCGTACTTGAACACCTATGATGGTCGCACTATTCGCTACCCAGATCCACTAATCAAGGCTAATGATACCATCAAGCTAGATCTTGAGAGCAACAAAATTACTGAATTCATCAAGTTTGATGTGGGAAATGTTGTAATGGTCACCGGAGGGAGGAACAGAGGGCGAGTTGGAGTCATTAAAAACCGGGAGAAGCACAAGGGGAGTTTTGAAACTATTCATATCCAAGACGCAACTGGCCATGAGTTTGCGACTCGTTTGGGCAATGTCTTCACCATAGGAAAGGGGACTAAACCATGGGTCTCTCTTCCCAAGGGTAAGGGTATTAAGTTGTCTATCATTGAGGAGGCTAGGAAGAGGCTTGCAGCAGCCCAAACTGTTGCATAA